In Pseudomonas sp. GCEP-101, one DNA window encodes the following:
- a CDS encoding putative urea ABC transporter substrate-binding protein: MRKPLLTALFAAGLAAFSVSASAAAKNSFNLCWTLYAGWMPWEYAASHGIVDKWAKKYGIQIKVTQLNDYIESINQYTAGQFDGCTMTNMDALTIPAAGGVDSTALIVSDFSNGNDGIVLKGEGKTLADLKGMNVNLVELSVSHYLLARALENARLTEKDVKTVNTSDADIAAAFNTDEVQAVTTWNPMLAEARAKPGTTEVFNSSQVPGEIMDMMVVNSAVLKDNPALGKALTGAWFETVALMQGDSAETRAALEHMAKASGTDLPGYQSQLATTKLFATPQEALAFATSPKLPATMDKVAAFSFAHGLLGEGAKSAEAVGMSFAGGLTTGDAQNLKLRFDPTYVQMAADGKL; encoded by the coding sequence CGCCGGCTGGATGCCCTGGGAGTACGCGGCCAGCCACGGCATCGTCGACAAGTGGGCGAAGAAGTACGGCATCCAGATCAAGGTCACCCAGCTCAACGACTACATCGAGTCGATCAACCAGTACACCGCCGGGCAGTTCGACGGCTGCACCATGACCAACATGGACGCCCTGACCATCCCGGCCGCCGGCGGCGTCGACTCCACCGCGCTGATCGTCAGCGACTTCTCCAACGGCAACGACGGCATCGTCCTCAAGGGCGAAGGCAAGACCCTGGCCGACCTCAAGGGCATGAACGTCAACCTGGTGGAACTGTCCGTCTCCCACTACCTGCTCGCCCGCGCCCTGGAGAACGCCCGCCTGACCGAGAAGGACGTGAAGACGGTGAACACCTCCGATGCCGACATCGCCGCCGCCTTCAACACCGACGAGGTGCAGGCCGTGACCACCTGGAACCCGATGCTCGCCGAAGCCCGCGCCAAGCCGGGCACCACCGAGGTGTTCAACTCCAGCCAGGTTCCCGGCGAGATCATGGACATGATGGTGGTCAACAGCGCGGTCCTGAAGGACAACCCCGCCCTGGGCAAGGCACTGACCGGCGCCTGGTTCGAAACCGTGGCGCTGATGCAGGGCGACAGCGCCGAGACCCGCGCCGCACTGGAGCACATGGCCAAGGCCTCGGGCACCGACCTCCCCGGCTACCAGAGCCAGCTCGCCACCACCAAGCTGTTTGCCACGCCACAGGAAGCACTGGCCTTCGCCACCAGCCCGAAACTGCCGGCGACCATGGACAAGGTGGCGGCCTTCTCCTTCGCCCACGGCCTGCTCGGCGAAGGTGCGAAAAGCGCCGAGGCGGTCGGCATGAGCTTCGCCGGCGGCCTCACCACCGGCGATGCGCAGAACCTCAAGCTGCGCTTCGACCCGACCTACGTGCAGATGGCGGCGGACGGGAAGCTCTGA